In one window of Eretmochelys imbricata isolate rEreImb1 chromosome 21, rEreImb1.hap1, whole genome shotgun sequence DNA:
- the LOC144278158 gene encoding sperm acrosome membrane-associated protein 3-like, protein MAALALLSIVACLLVGNVGKIFRRCELAQVLHQAGMDGFRGYSLADWLCMAFHESRFNTDTVDHEADGSTDNGIFQINSRQWCDDYKRSARNLCHMHCSDLLTSNINDDIVCAMQIVQQPRGMGAWLAWRKHCEGHDLSQWVEGCNVGSR, encoded by the exons ATGGCAGCTCTCGCGCTCCTGTCCATCGTGGCCTGCCTCCTTGTGGGGAACGTGGGAAAGATCTTCCGGCGCTGCGAGCTGGCCCAGGTGCTGCACCAGGCAGGGATGGATGGGTTCCGAGGCTACAGCCTGGCTGATT GGCTGTGCATGGCGTTCCATGAAAGCCGGTTCAACACGGACACCGTGGATCATGAAGCTGATGGCAGCACTGACAACGGCATCTTCCAGATCAACAGCCGCCAGTGGTGTGATGACTATAAGCGCTCCGCCCGGAACCTCTGTCACATGCACTGCAGTG aTTTGCTGACCAGTAACATCAACGATGACATCGTGTGTGCCATGCAGATTGTGCAACAGCCAAGGGGAATGGGGGCCTG GCTGGCCTGGAGGAAACACTGTGAGGGCCATGACCTCTCACAGTGGGTGGAAGGATGCAATGTGGGAAGTAGATGA